The window gtCATATAAGTCATGAAGTATAAAGGCGATAAAATAATGTTGAGTATGTTTTTTGGACTGTTAAAGTGTAGAGTGCACAGAACAGAACATCAAAGTTAAAATGTGTCCCTGAAGTTAATAACGTCTACATATTCATTTTGACTATATTGGTCTgtatatttgtgattttttcaTGTATAGTATTTTTGTGTGACTGTAAAGCAGGTAAAAAGCAGGTGGCCATAGTGAGTATGGCCTTTTAAGATTTCTGCAGCTCAGCAAAAGAATGTCTTTGTACAGTATCAGTACAGTCTGATTTCTCTCAGGTGTTCTCACGGCTATCCGGTTTCATGTAATTCACATATCTACAGCCTGTAACTGAACACtctcaaaataaaaagacagagtCATCAGTATTCCAGTGTTGAGAAAGGTCACCCATTTCCTCTCAGGATTAGAGAACAGTACACGTAATCACAATTTCTGTCCGTGCTTAGTCGTCAGaaggaaaagcagcattttaatttcagttaagGACTTTGTTTTTCTACTTGACTTAACTGTTGCATAAAGCTGAAGATTGACTTTAAAAAGTGAGCCATTtcaaaagatatatatatatttaatttactttgaTGAGCCAGAAAATTTTTGAATTTCTCTCTccaaattaataaaaatcagTAAGGTTACATTTTGAAGTTCCTTCCCTCTGTGTTATGAAGTTAGaggacaaacccacagagagagggatgaatGACACATGTCACCACGGCTGCTGTTTTCATCCTCTGCAGGTGTGCAATTCCTCTGTCTGTCCACAATGTTACAGCTTggaacacacaaaaagaaaaaagaaaattcatattttacagaAACATTCAGCTGATTACCAGCAACCTGATGTCCAGTTGTAGTTAGTCAACATGCTGTATatcagtaacaacaacaaactgaacatttgTTCCCCAGATTTTACATATTAAATCACCAAAAAGACATTATTTTAGATTAAATATCTGCACAGTTCTtgcactgattaaaaaaaataatcagcagaacTTTACTACATTCCCAGAAATTCTCCACTGGTGCCTGAAACCTGCAGGACACATTCAAATTGAACTTGTGTCTATAACATCAGCATGGGTAATTCACCATCTGACAGACGAGAACATGATGAATTTCAGGTCCAGGTCATAGTTAAGGTCCTAGCCCCCTCTACTGGCTCTCCCTGGAGGATCATGACACATTCCCAGGTCAAATATGTAATCTCTACGGTGTGTTCTTGCAGGACAAGGTCCCATGTCTTCTCCACATTCTCAAGACACATGCAGAGCGGCTGTGCAGACTCATGACTCCTCTTGTATCCTCGCAAGATTTAAGAGCTGGCCCAACAGAAAGATGTCAGAGTCTTTGAACTCCTCCACAGAGAGCATGCTGAATGGGTCAGCAGCTCCTTGATCTGCTGAACTATATCTCCAATCAAGTTCTGCAGGTATCTAAGCCTGCAGAGAGCAAGGCCCATCCTGCCCTGCTTGAGTTGTCTGAGCGTTCAGCACAAGGAGTCCTCCTTCTACAGCTGGCGTCCAACAACAGCAAACTTTTGGCCACAACTCCAAGCACATACTCAAGCAAAAGAGGCTTTCAACATTCAACTCAGATTCCATGTGCCCTTTCCCCACTGTCCAGGAAGAGCTGATGATTCAGCACGTAGGAGCTTCTGCTTGACATTTGTAATTCACCCTGACTACATTTTTGAGGTTTACCACAGCTGTAACAGCAGCTTCTCCTGTCATCTCATCCAGCTCACTAGCAGGTGGTGATCACTTGACATCTCTGCTCTTTACTTATTGATTACTGTCCAAACATGGTGGGcactacagatgaaaaaaagaggaagtgtGCACCACTAACAAGGCAACTCCAGAGTCATGAGGATTTATACACCCGTTGACCACAAAAAAGTGgagattaaacatttattttctctgaaatTAGTGTGCTGGATCCCAGTGCAGCCTGAAGATTAATGCTATTTTTAGCCTTGTTAAACAGTGTTAATATTAGAGATCAGAGCACATGATCTCTCAGACCAGCAAACTGCAAGAGTTGTCAAAGATGGGAGTAAAGTGAGACCAGCGAGTGAGGAAGAGCTGGTAGCtcataattcattttcattttatgtcagTATCTAACTTTAAAGTGATCTATCAGATTGCATTTGTAGTTTTGCTTTGTGaaagtgattttcttttattttagaCTTTATCTACACAACATGTACATTAACCAGagaaatatttcattcatattcCTCTGCTTGGAATTGGCAATGTTAGATTACAAGTCAGTTAtcaatatttacacattataaCTAATGGGTTTTGTAAAACAGTCCATTATAGGCCTTAAGTTACAAAGGTGTAACACATGAGCCTCACTTTTCAGGGCAGTGAAAGCATTTTAGGGTCCTCTTTATGATCTTTGCATAATTATTTCTACCACCGTGCAATTGTAAAAATGGTAACAAATTGTGTCGCAATATAatgaacacagcagctgaaaccaAGATGTGTTCAGTCATGTTCAGAGTCTGCCAGCTCTTACGAAACCTCCAGAGCTGTTGATGACAGGAGCCAAGGAGagctcctcttcttctcatGGAGCTGATCTCTCCATCACAGAGTTCACTCTGCTCCACTTCCACTATGCCTTCCTCCTCATGTGGTCAAAGCAGATGCTGTGGAGTTGAGAGGAAAATCATACTTGAAACCTTTAGCTTtctgggggaggggggggtagAATGTGTGTGTCACACATCTGGTGCATTTGTACCGAAGTGAAGTGCACAATGATGTATGCAGCAATGATCATGAAGCCAATGAGGAAAGAAGCGATCCCCAGGTGGAGGGCTTTCTGACCCAGCCGCTTAGAGCCTTCGTAGTCCTCCTCATCGTGGCTCTTTTGGGCCTACGGTGTGAGGGAAAAATCAAGTTCAGTTTTATGACATCTGCTCTGCAGCCTTGTGCAGCTTGGTGGGTGGAAGTTTGAATCCCACTGAGGCAGCAGCAATGCTGACAACATGTGTCCACATTTAAGACCTGCATTGGCAGGtgtcattttcatctgttgtaaacatttagAAAGAAATGATTCACCGCCTTGCTTTGCATCCATGTTTTGCTCCCTGCACCTGCCTTTCTTGTTATCTGTAATTCATATTTGTATTGAAGCCAAGGTCCTTAGTTATGGGAAAACAGTGGATTGCTGTTGCTTACAAGGCTCATCTTGTTACTCACAGTTACAACAACGCAACAGCTGCTGTTGGCGCGTCAACTCTTCACAAGTTTGTTTGCCTCCTCTCAGACAACTCAGAGACTTGGGACAAATCTAAATGTGTTGACCTTATCTAATACTCAAACCTCATTAAACTGTTGCAGGAAGACCCGCAACCTGACTTTCACGtatttaaacacaaatgatgTAAAAGATAATTGTGTAGAACATTACTGTTAGCAGTTACAAACATGGTTTGGGTCTATTTCTGTATCTTATTAGATTATGTGTAATTAGATGTAGATTTAACAGTCATTTGTGGCTACTTTGCttgataaaaaaatagaaaaaagacaCATGTTCTGTGATGTAAATATTCATATGTCATGTCCATTGTTTACTGATTTCTATGCACTGAATGCAAACAATAAAACCTCACAAAACATCGCTGGAAGTATCTTATGCTGCAACTATTCATAAATAGAAACCAGACATGCGCATTCATCCCCCAGCTGACTCACCAGCACAGAGAAAACCAGCGCCACAATATTGATTGGCCATGCAGGGCAGAAACAGGTGAACATGGTGAGACAGAGGTAGTTCCTCAGAGGGGGGACCTCTTGAGCCTCCCGGTTCCTCAGGAGGTCAGCGCCCCCGTCCAGGGAGGGCTTAGTTTTCATGACGGTCTGCAGCGTCCCCTGAGACATTAAAATCAGAGAGGTGAAGCAGAGTGCTGCTGAGACACCGGGAGACCGGAGGCGGAGGCAGGGGAGGGGAGGCAATGGAGCCATGATGATGGAAGAGAGAAATCAGCCAGCAGAGAGATATGAGAGGGACACAGAAGCAGTCTGAGAGGACAGAGGACTCAGGCCAGCAGACAGATTAAGTGAATGCTGCTGTCACTTAAAACAGAATGGATGAAAATAGAGGGACATTTTACTGGTTTATACGGTAAAGAATCAGAGTCAGCGATGGAAAAAGTTACTTAAGTAAGTGTCAATACACCATGTAAAAACACTCTATTACAAGCATAAGTCATGCATtcaaaaatcctacttaaaagAAGTATTATGAGCTAAATATACTTGAAGTATCCACAGTAAAAGTACTTGAAAAATGGTCTCTGTGATTGATTAGATAGTTgatactgatgcatcaatgtgTAAGCAGTATTTCACTGTTGTAGCTGGTCGAGGGGGAgctaactactttatatacagttctcaagtttagtccagtgttttccaacctaggggtcagtGTTCCTCCATAAGGTCAAAAGACAAATCTAAGGGGTCATGTGATGATTAATTGAGtgggaaaaaggaagaaaaaagttcTCATACACAAATTTGtactcatctttttttaatcttttcctTTTTGGTGAATATATTAGATAATCTTGCCTCTTTGGGCCTTGAAATAGCtgtttaaatgaaaccatctgagaagtttagaggggaaatctCTCTTTGATGTAACTGCAATCAACTCATCTGACTGACATCTGAAACGTGACAAGAGGCCCCAAAGACACTGCTTTTTTTGTAAGTGGTCataagccaaaaagtttggaaacaaCTGATTTAACAACTGATTTAATATTTGactagtaactatagctgtaaAATACATGTATAGGACtcaaaagtataatatttcttTCTGAAATGTAGCGGCGTAGAAGCATTAAGTAGCTTAGAAGGACTAAAATACAAGTACcccaaaattgtatttaagtacagagTAAATGTACTACTTATTCCACCAATGTGTTATGTCTTTAGTTTACACGCAgttatacaaaaacaacaaatttctTCCAACGTGGGAACTTTTagctcagagagaaaaaaagacatctttATCATTGCAGTTTGTCTCATTCCAGTTGTGGAAAGTAACTTCAGTAGATCCTTCCTGctttatacttttactccaTTGCATTTCAGAGGTAAATATATTGTACACtttactgcatttatttgacaactgtAGTGACTAGATTGAGACTGAATAGATGCAGATTAGGatcatttttatatcatcattttATGAAGCCCTGCTATAGATTAAAGTGCTCAACAATAGATAAAAATAGTTCAAATTAGATTCACCCACAATCAGCTACactaaaatgctaaaatgttaattaatgttcatcAGATAAGAATAATCCAATATGACATGCATGAgttgttttacttttgatactttaagtatattttgttgATAATAGATAAGTAAATTTGAATATGGGAATttatagagtatttttacattgactTATTGCTactttaacttaagtaaaaCATCTTAACTCTTCTTCCATTGCTGTCATTCATTCACCTAAGACATTCGGGTGTGGGAAAAAAGGTCAAAAAGGACACATGAGTggaatgttttaaaataatttattaggaattttaaaaagttttttttcccaaaggaataaacatgacaggaaaaagaaaatcagaaaaggTTACAGTGTTGACAAGATTGTTATTTTTCAGTGAACACAGCATCAAAGTATGAACTACCATGGTAGCCCGCAGCAGTGTGAGCAAAGTGTATCAAAATGTAAAACCTGGTATTTCATAGATCGCAAGTGCTTCGTTCTTAAGCTAACATTCGAAGGAAAACACTTTTATCGTGGTCAGCCAGTGCAACATCCTAGTAGCTCTGAATATAATTGTTTTGGTCTAAAAATAGCTGTCACATTGCTACAGTCTGTGACCTCCAGTGGATATGCAGTGATGGAttggggaggggtggggggggtgacAGGTAAAAGAGAGTTAATAAGACACCCTCTGTTCCTGTTGGAAAAGCCACCTTTCTAAAAGGTTCAACCATCCACACTTTGACATAGAtgttaatgtaataataaaaaagtcagattaaaatttcacatttgCAACTGAGGTACCATCCCCTCAAAAGACAGCACATGGCACATTGGAAACCAATGTGTATAAAACCACATGACACGCTCACGCAAACATCAACACAACCTGCAGAGTGAAACAGTCATCAGCATGTTAACTGCTCCTGCACACTAGTCCTTCATTTTCCTTCACAAACAATCATCACATATTGAAAATCACagttaaaacaacaatatgacaaagaaagaaaacagcatgtttttttttttcctctcctgacTGATGAGCGTTTTCACACCCACACATCCCCCCAAAGTAAAGTGTTGTTCCAGACTCAGCCTCTCTCCTGCTGAACTCACAGCCGAAAGGAAAAGTGTTTCAACTCTGAGGCAGCTTCTGAATGAAGTAACAGACTCAAATGACACACAGAAATGCCTGGAGAGAAATGTATGGCTGGTCTAACACTGACGGACAAACTGACTGACATGTTCTTGACCTCCATGTGAAACTATGATACGTAACAGTCAAGATGTCCAACACTTACTGATTGATGAAAGAAGCAATCGTACCATTTCTCCAAAGCCTCCCACCTCCCAGACACAAAAATCAGCTGaaccccacccccctccccccagaAACAAAAGtcatatttacaatattttacaaaattgtACAGCTCACGTAGGCCTATTATGTAACTGTGACTAATGACCCTTGTCATCTGACCGTTATTAGTGTAACAAGTTTTTGTTAAAAACCTACCAAGATATACACTTTGTGACACAAGAAATAGTATTaatcacaaatgttttgttaaaattCAGTATGAACTAGTGACAAATATACAGTTTTCCAGTACAAATTACAGCTCCTGACCTTCAAACAGGCATCACCTGGAGATTTAACTCCTCTATCTCAGAGAGATCAGGTTCAGAGGTCAAATAACCCAATAAAACACAGCCAAAACAGATCAAGAAACAACGCAGCCATCACAAAAAACAGCAAGGTGAAAcataacaacagaaaaaaaaaacactaaaaatacaGCATCTGTATGTGTTGCTATTACATGTAGTGATAAAACTTTTTCAAAGGTGACGCTCCTTTTGtgaactttttaaaactttttttttttcagaggagGTGGAGTTTAGTGAGGCGTCAGTAGGGTCTCCAGGGTGGAGGGGTGAGGGTTCAGCCGCCCCAAGCCGAAGAGGTGGACTGGACAGAGACAGGCCAGATCAGCTCCAAAGCAGCTTCAACTCCTTCCAGCTCTCAGTCTACAGCTCTGCACTGgcacacaaaaaacatctgGATTACTCAGAGGTTAGTCAGAGCAAAGTGGAGTAATATGttacacttaaaataacacGATGACAAGCAAGAGGACTGACTCACATCCTCAATGATAGCCGTTGGTGAAGGCCGTGGCGATCAACGGGCCCTGTGGGAGCAAGCACACATGTTCaaaattcagctttttattCTGAACGTTTGAATTCAAAACTTAAaatttgaaacaacaaaaaaacaccaaaatatttcaagaaaagTTACTGATAAAGATGAGCAGAGCAGTGAATGgagacacatttttcacataaaCTATGGTTGCTGGCCCTGGACAGacagcagccggttagcttagcttagcacaaacacagttAGCCTAACAGCACGTCTAAAGTTCActgattaaaatgttatatctcctttgtttaatctgaaaataaagtataaaa of the Thunnus maccoyii chromosome 9, fThuMac1.1, whole genome shotgun sequence genome contains:
- the LOC121904483 gene encoding transmembrane protein 233, whose translation is MAPLPPLPCLRLRSPGVSAALCFTSLILMSQGTLQTVMKTKPSLDGGADLLRNREAQEVPPLRNYLCLTMFTCFCPAWPINIVALVFSVLAQKSHDEEDYEGSKRLGQKALHLGIASFLIGFMIIAAYIIVHFTSHLL